The DNA sequence TTATCATAGTTCAGTTTCACTTGGTTAGATGGAGTATTTGAAATTGTCATGTCACTAAAACCAACAAAAATCATACTCCCACTAAATGAATAATTTTACAGTGGATAAAAAGAGATAAAATTAATGCTTCTACAGCAGAAAAAAAGAGATAAAATTAATGATTCTACAGCGGATAAAAAGAGATCAAATTTAAGATTTTACAGCAGATAGAAAAAGataaaattaatgatttacagCAAAGATTTTAGAGCGGATAAAGAATAAAATCCACTACACATATATTACACAACTTGTTTGTTTTCTTCCAAACgattcaaaaacatttaaatttgattatctgagtaaataattttattttctcttgCTAATAAATAGAATGAATCAAAGGTCCCCTCCCCCTTCCTTTTATACATACTTATATCGAGCTATCTGTAAACCGATCCCCAGTGATATGGCCAATACGATGGCTTGTTTTGCCGTGAAGAAACGGAAGGGGTCTGGTACATTGGGAGAATGTGGACTCCCCATTCCATACTCCTTATAATACCAGGATCGGAACTGCTGGTCCTCCTCCTTGGTTCTCTgcctaaaattgaatatcattGTAATCTGTACTGTACATAATCAAAtgaagaaagataactcttataTACAAATTGATATACACCataaaataaaagtttataCTTTTTAATAGATTTGATTTAATAAGAGAAATTCAAAATTCATGAAGTTAAATGTCATTGTGACATGCATGTAAAAGTTtcagaaaataaattaatactTCCAGCAAAAGAcctaaatttctttaaaatatttctacatTTGTATTATTATCCACCTTTTCTTAATCTACAACCATATCACTCCAATACTAAGAGAACTACGCTGGCTACCTGTGCAGTATAGgacacaatataagatacttacttATACTTACAAAGCCTTACATGATGAGTGCCCAATTTATATCAAACGATTACTAGAGGTATATAAGCCTACCCGAAATCttaggtctataaaacaatcagtcactCTAGTTGTTCCAAAAAGTTGAACCGTTACGTACAGGGATGggtgtttcagaacaatagctccaaaactgtggaatgcccttccagaacatgtaagggactgtagaacactgtgcattcaagaagtcactgaaaacacattttttccattaagttttccaggactagtttctatcatttaAGTCATTCGTGTTTGCTGTTTCAGTGTATTAAGATTATCTTGTCTGTTTTGACTGTGTGTTTTAGTTTTCGAGTACCATAttgtgatgttttatatatatatatataaaaaaaattctatgttttaatgtattataactGAGACATTATATACGTGTGTGcatttcattattatcattattttaatacgccctgaaactgatgtttattcttatcttgcatatttatggtatcttgtgttttcatgttttatatgtacaatcaggataggtacagctacggactgtttacatgtgataacaccttttatatcattgctttttaatgttttatttactttctatgtattatgtgtataacattctgttgtaaggtattaaatatgcattgtaaagcactttgagcgtacatagtgtatgaaaagggtgctatataactatggtattattatttattactATCTATCACTCCACACCAACTAgccaaacaaaagaaaagatcACATGCTATACCCTCACCAGTAGTGTTTGTCTCTCCACGTCTCGTTTGCTTGTCGCCTCTCCTCTCGCTTTTTCTGTCCAGCTTGGTCTGGTCCATACTTCAGTTTCAAGTCATAGTCTCTTCTACTGAAAGGTTTACTTAGTGTTGTGAAGGCCTCGTTAACAGCTATAAACTTTTCATGAGCATTAATTTCTGAGGAAGTGTCTGGGTGATactaaaaatcaaataaaaactaTGATAAGAAAGAACTCCTATACTTCTGCATCTTCCCATAAGACATAAAACATTTGTCACTATGTATCCAGTAGTGTAGGGCATTCCATTTCCCAATTCTACAGTGTTAGGAAACTTTTAATTTAAAAGTCAGTTGTGACCTTGAACATGGACATATGGCCTTGAGTCAAAGTCATGATACACGTATGAACTTATTGCAAAAAAGCATGTAAAAACTGTGAGCCAGATGAATAAAAAATCACCGTCGTTCACAGTGACCTTGATTGTATGACTCTGAATGAAGGTCAACACACAATAGCTTGCAATATGGAACATTTCCTCTCAggcaaagaagttatggccagAACAAGGCATCacggtagttttttttttttttttgcgtttCATTTATGTTAAAAGACTCATATAAAATGGACAAGTTCTAACACCTGAATGATAAACGTATCTAACTGGCAATACTATGTATATATTCATCACTTTACTAAAACATATCATTTTGTTTATTAATGTTTCCCTGATAATAAGCACAAACCACAATGAGTTTCTGTTGCTATTGGAAACAATGATATTTACTTTTTTGGACAGTCTTTTATATGCTGCTTTAATTTCTTCATCTGTAGCTTCCTGGCTCACCTCCAGAATCTGGTAATATGtcttgttttttgaaaaaaat is a window from the Ostrea edulis chromosome 5, xbOstEdul1.1, whole genome shotgun sequence genome containing:
- the LOC125652444 gene encoding dnaJ homolog subfamily C member 10-like translates to MVPIMLYRRVNQLCWKCGLSPGLNIASQRFFSKNKTYYQILEVSQEATDEEIKAAYKRLSKKYHPDTSSEINAHEKFIAVNEAFTTLSKPFSRRDYDLKLKYGPDQAGQKKREERRQANETWRDKHYWQRTKEEDQQFRSWYYKEYGMGSPHSPNVPDPFRFFTAKQAIVLAISLGIGLQIARYKWVKARMDLSDAKSNDRLKELEEAKQQRLEWLKKEREKFENVVDSELEKNKETDLHSFLNKNNNVPFPNTKPG